Proteins found in one Candidatus Eisenbacteria bacterium genomic segment:
- a CDS encoding aminomethyltransferase family protein, with the protein MLKTSPFHARTAPLVRAHTWRRWAGHQMASAYDPHPDREYAAIRNAAALIDVSPLYKYRITGKDAMRLLDRMITRDMAKLKPGQVYYTPWCDAHGKVIDDGTVTRLDEGSYRLTSADSSLRWLHLNSVGLSVEVEDLSERMGALSIQGPRSRAILSEATGTDLAPLKYFRMTLATIRGISVAVSRTGYTGDLGYEVWVDADRAVDLWDALMEVGGPHGLTPCGVWGMDIARIEAGLIMMDVDYFSSHHALIESRKSTPYEINLGWAVSPQKGPYNGHRALAEERKRGASWGFVGLEVEWDSFEALFQAHGLPPQISNIAWRASAPVYRDGRQVGYATSGCWSPLLKKSLALAHLKAPHFEPGTAVKLEVTVEHRRELARATVRKLPFFDPERKKS; encoded by the coding sequence ATGCTGAAGACATCGCCGTTCCATGCCCGCACGGCCCCCCTGGTGCGCGCCCACACCTGGCGCCGCTGGGCGGGGCACCAGATGGCGAGCGCCTACGATCCGCATCCCGACCGCGAGTACGCGGCGATCCGGAACGCGGCCGCGCTCATCGACGTCTCGCCCCTCTACAAGTACCGGATCACCGGGAAGGACGCGATGCGGCTCCTGGACCGGATGATCACCCGCGACATGGCGAAGCTGAAGCCGGGGCAGGTGTACTACACGCCCTGGTGCGACGCTCACGGCAAGGTGATCGACGACGGCACGGTCACGCGCCTCGACGAGGGGTCGTACCGCCTCACGAGCGCCGACTCGTCGCTTCGCTGGTTGCACCTCAACTCCGTGGGCCTCTCCGTCGAGGTCGAGGACCTCTCCGAGCGCATGGGCGCGCTCTCCATCCAGGGTCCGCGCTCGCGCGCCATCCTCTCCGAGGCGACCGGCACCGATCTCGCTCCCTTGAAGTACTTCCGCATGACCCTCGCCACCATCCGGGGGATCTCCGTCGCGGTCTCGCGCACCGGATACACGGGCGATCTCGGCTACGAGGTGTGGGTGGACGCGGACCGCGCGGTGGATCTCTGGGACGCCCTGATGGAGGTCGGGGGACCGCACGGGCTCACGCCCTGCGGGGTCTGGGGCATGGACATCGCGCGGATCGAGGCCGGGCTCATCATGATGGACGTGGACTACTTCTCGTCGCATCACGCGCTGATCGAGTCGAGGAAGTCGACGCCCTACGAGATCAACCTCGGCTGGGCCGTGAGCCCGCAGAAGGGCCCCTACAACGGGCACCGCGCGCTCGCCGAGGAGCGGAAGCGGGGCGCGTCGTGGGGATTCGTCGGGCTCGAGGTGGAGTGGGACTCGTTCGAGGCGCTCTTCCAGGCGCACGGCCTCCCGCCCCAGATCTCGAACATCGCGTGGCGCGCGAGCGCCCCCGTCTACCGCGACGGACGCCAGGTCGGGTACGCCACGAGCGGCTGCTGGTCCCCGCTCCTCAAGAAGTCGCTCGCGCTCGCGCATCTCAAGGCGCCTCACTTCGAGCCCGGCACGGCGGTGAAGCTCGAGGTCACCGTGGAGCACCGGCGCGAGCTGGCGCGTGCCACGGTGCGGAAGCTCCCGTTCTTCGATCCGGAGCGGAAGAAGTCATGA